In a genomic window of Thermoprotei archaeon:
- a CDS encoding radical SAM protein, whose protein sequence is MLEVATHTKVFYSDDFIIRINQGFVSIDRNINEIASFDLNGRLILYVNKDGTYKRSLENRFYKVKWIGEQRYVKDATRDEGKDVVINAYRIVRDALDHLKTNDEDALNILKVIASRDWEWLEKDAEKFRQIYKWSVSLIPPDQYFSVYLTFTEGCAWNKCTFCKLYRDRPYRVRSIDEFKQHINDVKTFFGRGLEIRRTVFLGDANAINVNQETLVEALKEIKKELNRPVYSFVDAFTTPKRKNIDDLMELKREGLKRLYVGLESGSKRVLSILNKPMEVEDFVDFVTSLKDVGLSISIIVIAGVGGRMFWNEHVDKTAEVISRIPLDKNDLIYISPLVKYRDIPYVRIEKELGLGELNDDEILIQTKELRNKIREVFEKINNRVFPSTIARYDLKEFVY, encoded by the coding sequence GTGCTGGAAGTGGCCACACACACTAAGGTTTTTTATAGTGATGATTTCATAATTAGAATTAATCAGGGGTTTGTTTCTATTGATCGTAATATAAATGAGATAGCATCATTTGATTTGAATGGAAGGTTGATTTTATATGTAAATAAAGATGGAACATACAAGCGTTCTCTTGAAAATCGTTTTTATAAGGTTAAATGGATCGGAGAACAGAGATATGTTAAGGATGCTACGAGGGATGAAGGGAAGGATGTTGTAATTAATGCATATAGAATTGTTAGAGATGCATTAGATCATTTAAAAACTAATGATGAAGATGCGTTGAACATTTTGAAAGTAATTGCGTCCAGAGACTGGGAGTGGTTAGAAAAGGATGCTGAAAAATTTAGGCAGATATACAAGTGGTCAGTGTCACTAATACCACCTGACCAATATTTCTCTGTTTACTTAACGTTTACTGAAGGGTGTGCATGGAATAAATGCACGTTTTGCAAACTTTATAGAGATAGACCGTACCGTGTAAGGTCTATTGACGAATTTAAACAACATATAAATGATGTCAAAACATTTTTTGGAAGAGGGCTTGAAATTAGAAGAACGGTGTTTTTGGGAGATGCGAACGCTATCAACGTGAATCAAGAGACTCTTGTAGAGGCATTAAAAGAAATAAAAAAGGAACTTAATAGGCCTGTCTATTCTTTTGTGGATGCGTTCACCACGCCAAAGAGAAAAAATATAGATGATCTTATGGAATTAAAGAGAGAAGGTTTGAAAAGGTTATACGTAGGGTTAGAGAGTGGTAGCAAAAGAGTACTTTCTATACTCAATAAACCTATGGAAGTTGAGGATTTTGTAGATTTTGTAACTAGTCTTAAAGATGTCGGCCTTTCGATATCGATCATAGTAATAGCCGGTGTTGGGGGGAGAATGTTCTGGAACGAGCATGTGGACAAAACTGCTGAAGTTATAAGTAGAATACCACTAGATAAAAATGATTTGATTTACATTTCTCCGTTAGTAAAATATAGAGATATACCTTATGTGCGTATCGAGAAAGAATTAGGATTAGGTGAATTAAATGATGATGAGATTCTAATACAGACTAAAGAGTTAAGGAATAAAATCAGAGAAGTTTTTGAAAAAATAAATAACAGAGTATTTCCATCAACTATTGCAAGGTACGACCTAAAGGAATTCGTATACTAG
- the truD gene encoding tRNA pseudouridine(13) synthase TruD: protein MISFNVPEFDKSLGIEFYVSSAPGIGGIIKYKTEDFIVEEINEQGIVYRSSLLGDFTPPPSPTTGPYVFTIIERWGLDHHETIRLLCKKLNVKPSQIGIAGIKDRRAVITQGLTIKGINPSDLQKINLRKIKILWTGFSLGPLRPGMLYGNQFTVCIRNIDSSSEHDLANHIFSIIKEIEELGGLANFYGYQRFGIPRASSHLVGKYIVKSDFESAVMKFIGSPVIGEPKTHIEARRTFDETMDPVKTLKVMPRELHFERIVLKYLIKHPEDYVGALERLPKNLLRLFVESYGSYIFNKFLSERVRNGLSLIETTDGDLIALTDSHGYQSTRILIANKTISTSEANNLIRLGKAVLVITVPGYIVKLADGIQGEIQHKILAEEKVRLKDFKVPALKKKLYVTGGYRQPLINIENFSIVKIYNDDIFNGRKLMTIRFRLKRGSYATNLLREIMKPKNHLSYVGIININKN from the coding sequence ATGATTAGCTTCAATGTACCAGAGTTCGATAAGAGTTTAGGTATAGAATTTTATGTATCATCAGCACCAGGAATAGGAGGCATAATAAAGTACAAAACAGAAGATTTCATCGTCGAAGAGATAAATGAACAAGGAATTGTTTATCGTTCAAGCCTATTAGGAGATTTCACTCCACCCCCTTCACCCACAACAGGACCTTATGTGTTTACCATCATTGAAAGATGGGGCTTAGATCATCATGAAACAATAAGATTACTTTGTAAAAAACTTAACGTAAAACCATCCCAGATAGGTATCGCTGGCATTAAAGACAGAAGAGCTGTCATAACACAAGGACTTACAATCAAGGGTATTAACCCGAGCGATTTACAAAAGATAAATTTACGCAAAATTAAAATTCTATGGACAGGTTTCAGTTTAGGTCCTCTAAGACCTGGAATGTTATACGGTAACCAGTTTACCGTCTGTATAAGAAATATTGATAGTAGCTCTGAACATGATTTAGCCAATCATATTTTCAGTATTATTAAAGAAATAGAAGAGCTTGGAGGCCTTGCAAATTTTTATGGATATCAACGCTTTGGAATACCTAGAGCATCCAGTCATCTAGTCGGAAAATACATAGTCAAGAGTGATTTCGAAAGCGCAGTAATGAAATTTATAGGCTCTCCTGTTATCGGTGAGCCTAAAACACACATTGAAGCGCGCAGAACATTCGATGAGACTATGGATCCCGTAAAAACGCTTAAAGTGATGCCAAGAGAATTGCATTTTGAAAGAATTGTTCTTAAATATTTAATAAAGCATCCTGAAGACTACGTAGGTGCTCTTGAACGATTACCAAAGAACCTATTAAGACTTTTTGTTGAATCATACGGATCTTATATTTTCAATAAATTTCTCAGCGAACGTGTGCGTAACGGTTTATCATTAATCGAGACAACTGATGGCGACCTGATTGCATTAACAGATTCCCATGGTTACCAATCTACAAGGATTCTGATCGCAAATAAAACAATCAGCACTTCAGAAGCTAACAATTTAATCAGACTAGGAAAAGCAGTCCTTGTGATAACAGTTCCAGGTTACATTGTTAAGCTTGCAGATGGAATACAAGGAGAAATACAACATAAAATTTTAGCAGAAGAGAAAGTAAGGCTCAAAGATTTTAAAGTTCCAGCCTTAAAGAAAAAACTATACGTAACAGGTGGATATAGGCAACCACTCATCAATATCGAAAACTTTTCAATAGTAAAAATATACAATGATGACATTTTCAATGGACGTAAATTAATGACAATTAGGTTCAGGCTAAAAAGAGGAAGTTATGCTACAAACCTCCTTAGAGAAATTATGAAACCTAAAAATCACCTATCCTACGTAGGAATTATTAATATCAATAAAAATTGA
- a CDS encoding HAD family hydrolase: protein MNVQSVLFGLDDTLYDTTLQMSMARMSAVKAMIAEGLPIEAEFAYNILNEIVKKYGNHHPKHFDLLIETLGLKYDPKIIAAGVLAYREVSSAYLKPYPDIIQTILKLRDENIKVYVVTSGPPVKQWQKLIALGLDHLFHGVFIEENPNTMQGFTSEFLHNTIQNLKITENNVIFVSGVPEEISVAANIGLRTVYVSRSLIGYKNKQLPQNVVIINSIKELLDIIKLP from the coding sequence ATGAATGTTCAGTCTGTGTTGTTTGGATTAGATGATACGCTCTATGATACAACACTCCAAATGAGCATGGCTAGAATGAGTGCTGTAAAAGCTATGATAGCAGAAGGATTACCAATTGAAGCAGAATTCGCATACAACATACTTAATGAAATAGTAAAAAAGTATGGAAATCACCATCCTAAACATTTTGATTTACTTATTGAAACACTGGGATTAAAATATGATCCCAAAATTATTGCAGCAGGCGTCTTAGCATACAGGGAAGTCAGTTCTGCATACTTAAAACCTTATCCAGACATTATACAAACCATTTTGAAATTAAGAGATGAGAACATTAAAGTTTATGTAGTGACATCAGGGCCTCCCGTGAAACAATGGCAAAAGCTCATAGCGCTAGGGTTAGATCACCTTTTTCATGGAGTATTTATAGAGGAGAACCCAAACACAATGCAAGGTTTCACATCAGAGTTTTTACATAATACTATTCAAAATTTAAAGATAACTGAGAACAATGTAATATTTGTTTCCGGCGTTCCTGAAGAAATCTCTGTTGCTGCAAACATAGGTCTACGTACGGTTTACGTCTCCAGAAGCTTGATCGGATATAAGAATAAACAACTACCTCAGAATGTTGTCATAATCAATTCGATAAAAGAACTGTTAGATATAATCAAATTACCTTAA
- a CDS encoding SIS domain-containing protein, giving the protein MINEIYEDPIAFSRTLSMNYELIKKTAFQINEQLGNILYIIGSGTSYHASLSFQYTLLRISDINASAIPASEFLRWLSPNIKRSVVIAVSQSGESIDVINSVREVKEKNMTIVGVTNNISSTLAKLSDVVIPLYAGEEKAIAATKSYVSQLAALFLLALELANVRGFLTRYKDMKEELFRIPDLMTQVLKDNEDMAFRVALQLKESDGFFILGSGALYPSALEASLKIKETCSVIAEGYAMREFLHGPIQLISPKVPIFMLLSTPDDAIQGEDLATRFKSFNVFTVTVGENKLNNSDFHFQVPRIMELFMPVLIIIPVQLFAFYLAIARGLNPDKPEKLKKVVI; this is encoded by the coding sequence ATGATTAATGAGATCTACGAAGATCCTATAGCATTTTCTAGAACACTTAGTATGAATTATGAATTAATTAAAAAAACTGCTTTTCAAATCAATGAACAGTTAGGTAATATTTTGTATATAATTGGAAGTGGAACAAGTTATCATGCATCGCTCTCTTTTCAGTATACTTTGCTTAGGATAAGTGATATTAATGCATCAGCCATACCAGCTTCAGAGTTTTTAAGATGGTTATCTCCTAATATAAAAAGATCAGTGGTGATAGCAGTTAGTCAATCGGGTGAGAGCATTGACGTGATAAATTCTGTTAGAGAAGTCAAAGAAAAGAACATGACTATTGTTGGTGTGACCAACAATATTTCCAGTACGTTGGCAAAATTATCAGACGTTGTAATACCTTTGTATGCTGGTGAAGAAAAAGCCATCGCGGCTACAAAAAGTTATGTTTCACAATTAGCTGCTCTATTCCTTCTTGCATTAGAATTGGCCAATGTGAGAGGATTTCTAACTCGCTACAAAGATATGAAGGAGGAATTATTCAGAATTCCTGATCTCATGACACAAGTATTAAAAGATAATGAGGATATGGCATTTAGAGTAGCATTACAATTAAAAGAATCTGACGGCTTCTTTATTCTTGGCAGTGGAGCGTTGTATCCTTCTGCGCTTGAGGCATCTCTTAAAATTAAAGAGACGTGCAGTGTTATTGCTGAGGGATACGCTATGAGAGAATTCCTCCATGGGCCAATACAATTAATAAGTCCGAAAGTACCAATTTTCATGTTGTTAAGCACTCCAGATGATGCTATTCAAGGTGAGGATTTGGCCACTAGGTTTAAGAGCTTCAATGTGTTTACTGTAACTGTGGGTGAAAATAAATTGAATAATTCAGACTTTCATTTTCAAGTGCCCAGAATTATGGAGTTGTTCATGCCAGTATTGATAATAATTCCGGTACAGTTGTTTGCGTTTTATCTAGCTATTGCACGTGGATTGAACCCTGATAAACCTGAGAAGCTTAAGAAGGTGGTAATATGA
- the glyS gene encoding glycine--tRNA ligase, with product MYDKIMELAKRRGFFWQSFEIYGGLAGYIDFGPLGIKLKRNIENHWRKIFVEQHQDFIIEIETPVIMPDTVFKASGHLDHFTDFMVECAACNRIFRADHLIEGITNISAEGLSAEALNQIIKEKNIRCPECGGVLGPVQIFNLLMKTTVGPYSGNIVYGRPEAAQGMFINFKRIYDLMGQKLPIGIAQIGRVMRNEISPRQGLLRMREFTIMELELFYDPNNPSCHLLNNVEDKVVNLLLVNHKEPIKIAIKEALKEKIIINEWNAYFIAISQDFVESLGIPKEKQLFLEKSPNERAHYSSQTFDQMVHLKDFGWIEVSGHAYRTDYDLKSHMEFSGKNLKAYRRLKEPKIIKHYKITLRTDIVGKILRDKTPIINNKLQSMNPEEIIKSLEKNGFIEIDNIKLDKNMIKIFTEEETINVEEFIPHVAEPSFGAERLVYVTLENAYTEIEGRVVLKIPKHIAPYKVAVFPLVTRDNLDTKAKEIYNLLRTDNIDALYDDTEFIGRLYARADEIGIPIAITIDYQTLQDNTVTLRDRDTWAQVRVHVSDLVKLINDYLNNKKQFLELGPIFKEAT from the coding sequence ATGTATGATAAAATAATGGAATTAGCGAAACGCAGAGGGTTCTTTTGGCAATCATTTGAGATATACGGAGGACTAGCAGGTTACATAGATTTTGGACCATTGGGAATAAAGTTAAAAAGAAATATTGAGAATCATTGGAGAAAAATTTTTGTGGAGCAACATCAGGATTTTATAATAGAAATAGAGACACCAGTAATAATGCCGGACACAGTTTTTAAAGCATCAGGACACCTAGATCATTTCACAGATTTTATGGTTGAATGTGCAGCTTGTAATAGAATCTTTAGGGCAGATCATTTAATCGAAGGGATAACTAATATATCTGCGGAGGGGTTATCTGCAGAGGCGCTTAATCAAATAATAAAAGAAAAAAACATAAGGTGCCCAGAGTGTGGTGGCGTTCTTGGCCCAGTACAAATATTCAATCTTCTTATGAAGACTACTGTAGGACCATATTCAGGTAATATAGTGTATGGTAGACCTGAAGCTGCGCAGGGCATGTTCATAAATTTTAAACGTATATACGACTTAATGGGTCAAAAATTACCAATTGGTATTGCGCAAATAGGCAGGGTAATGAGAAATGAAATATCTCCACGACAAGGATTATTACGCATGCGTGAATTCACTATAATGGAACTTGAACTTTTCTATGATCCAAATAATCCAAGTTGCCACTTACTTAATAATGTAGAAGATAAAGTAGTTAACCTCTTATTAGTTAATCATAAAGAACCAATAAAAATAGCCATAAAAGAGGCACTTAAAGAAAAAATCATAATCAATGAATGGAACGCGTATTTCATTGCAATAAGTCAAGATTTTGTTGAGAGTCTCGGAATTCCTAAAGAAAAACAACTTTTCCTAGAAAAATCTCCAAATGAACGTGCACATTACTCATCACAAACATTTGATCAGATGGTTCATTTAAAAGATTTCGGATGGATAGAAGTATCTGGACATGCATATAGAACTGATTATGATCTTAAATCTCACATGGAATTTAGTGGTAAAAATTTAAAGGCATATAGAAGACTTAAAGAACCAAAAATTATCAAACACTATAAAATAACTTTAAGAACTGATATCGTAGGAAAAATATTAAGAGACAAAACACCAATAATTAATAATAAACTTCAGTCCATGAATCCAGAAGAAATAATAAAGTCACTTGAAAAAAACGGTTTTATAGAAATCGATAATATAAAACTTGATAAAAATATGATAAAGATATTTACAGAGGAAGAAACAATTAATGTTGAAGAATTCATACCACATGTTGCCGAACCTTCTTTTGGTGCTGAACGCCTAGTTTATGTTACACTCGAAAACGCTTACACAGAAATTGAGGGACGAGTTGTTTTAAAAATTCCAAAACATATAGCACCCTATAAAGTTGCAGTATTTCCTTTAGTCACAAGAGATAACTTAGACACAAAAGCTAAAGAAATTTACAATTTGTTAAGAACAGATAACATTGATGCTCTTTATGATGACACTGAATTTATAGGACGCCTTTATGCGAGAGCAGATGAAATTGGAATACCAATAGCAATAACTATCGACTATCAGACATTACAGGATAACACAGTCACTTTACGTGACAGAGATACATGGGCTCAAGTTAGAGTTCATGTATCAGATCTAGTAAAATTAATCAATGATTACCTTAACAACAAAAAACAATTCCTAGAATTAGGACCTATATTTAAAGAGGCAACATAG
- the speB gene encoding agmatinase, with protein sequence MGYEFLDLYVSPVKPNFSGFDVDRDKARFIIVGVPFDSTTSQRPGARFGPKAIREASIGLEGYSLRNNKFPEDLMIHDAGDLSVLHGDLRETQRRLENVINDIKSENKIPVVIGGEHSITLAPVRVSKPEILIVFDAHLDLRNEWPPGVKNSHATVMRRISEYIGLSSIIFIGSRAYSKEEYELIKNRKVLVLDPKYLENNFEESIHAIKERIHATNNIYISIDLDALDPSQAPGVGDPEPEGLSLTMLLDTLNEITKITKNISGIDLVELSPPYDPGFTAHVAAKILFEALSSI encoded by the coding sequence ATGGGTTATGAATTTCTTGATCTTTATGTTTCACCAGTAAAACCTAATTTCTCAGGATTTGATGTGGATCGTGATAAGGCAAGATTCATTATAGTAGGTGTGCCTTTTGATAGTACAACGTCACAACGTCCTGGGGCACGTTTTGGTCCAAAAGCCATTAGAGAAGCATCAATTGGTTTAGAGGGATATAGTTTAAGAAATAATAAGTTTCCTGAAGATTTAATGATTCATGACGCTGGGGATCTTTCAGTCCTACACGGTGACTTACGTGAAACACAGAGAAGATTAGAAAATGTAATAAATGATATTAAATCAGAAAATAAAATACCCGTAGTAATTGGAGGAGAGCATAGCATAACACTAGCTCCTGTACGAGTATCTAAACCAGAAATTTTAATAGTATTTGATGCGCATCTAGATTTACGAAATGAATGGCCTCCAGGCGTTAAAAATAGCCATGCAACAGTGATGAGAAGAATATCTGAATACATTGGATTAAGTAGCATAATCTTTATCGGATCAAGAGCATACAGTAAAGAAGAATATGAACTAATAAAAAATAGAAAAGTATTAGTATTAGATCCAAAGTATTTGGAAAACAATTTCGAGGAAAGCATCCATGCAATCAAAGAAAGGATACACGCAACTAACAATATCTACATAAGTATTGACTTAGATGCATTAGATCCTAGTCAAGCACCCGGAGTCGGCGACCCTGAACCAGAAGGACTTTCATTAACTATGCTTCTTGATACATTAAATGAAATCACCAAAATAACTAAAAATATTAGCGGGATAGACCTGGTTGAACTA